In Hypanus sabinus isolate sHypSab1 unplaced genomic scaffold, sHypSab1.hap1 scaffold_484, whole genome shotgun sequence, the sequence CATCAAAACATCAGCATAATGGAAAAAAAGAAACTATCCCAAAACCAGCCACTgtagaacacctctagtcaccaaATCCACCAAGAAAACGCCCTATTTGTTCCCATTTTGTGCTTCCTGACAGTCAGACAAATTCTGTCTGGAGGATAACATGGACCCTCTATCCATACACTTGTCTTTCTTGTCCTACTGTCTTGTTAAATGGTGTTATGTGCGGCACTTAGTCAAAGGACCTCGGGGAGTCCAAGTAAACAGCTTGCTCGGACTCTCCGTTGTCGACCTGGTAAGTTGTTCTCTCAAAAACTTCCAACAGGTCTGTCAGGCAAGATCCCTTCCATGGATTTTGGCCTTTTTTTTATCATGTTCGTCCAAATACCCCGAAAACTTATCCTCAATAATCGACTGTTGACATCTTCCCAAATactgatcagactaactggcctataattttaaaTGGTCGGTCCTCcgaaaccattccaaaatctaatgATTCTGGAGGGATCAttattaatgtctccacaatctcttcagcctctttcagaagcaATCGAGTGCAGTTGGTCTGGACTCATCTATCTTCAGAACTTTCTGCTTcccgagcaccttctccttaataattgcaaatacactcacttctgccacctGACATTCTCAAATATCTGGCACGTTCTAGTGTTtgttacagtgaagactgacgcaataTACTTACTAATACTTTCTGGCATTTCCTTCTCCCCTGACAGAACCTCTCCACTGTCGTTTTCCAGAGGCCCAATATGCACttccctctctttcactcttcATATATCAGACGGACCTTTTGCTAAACTATTTTACATTATTCGCTAgtataccttcatatttcatattttctctacTTACggctttttaattgccttctgttgatttgtaAAAACATCCCAGTCCTCGAGCTTTCTtatatattttgtaatattctgtgccctctcttttgcttttgtgctgctttgactacctcgtcagccacggttgaaAATGCTCCCGttagaataattcttcatctttgtgatcctttgtcctgcaccttctgaattgctccgagaaacttcagccattcccGCTCTGCCATTGTCCCTGTTAGTGTCATTTTCGAAGCTATTTTTGCCCAGCTCCTCTCATGCTTCTgcaattcctttattccactgaaatactgatacatctaactttaccttctccctctcaaactgcagtgcgAGTTCCTTTATttcatgatcactgcctcttaagggtttaGTTACctaaagctccctaatcaaatcttgtGCGATACACAACACAAAATACAGATCcgcctttcctatagtgggctcaATCATAAGCTTCCTTCAAAAGCCATTTCACAGGCATTCTACAATTTCTCTGACACAGGATTCAGCACGGAACTGATTTTCCAAGCTACCAAAGACAACTTTATCATTCATATTTTTACAGGCGTCTGCTCtcccccattgtaatttgtagctcacATCCCGGCGACTATTAACAGGCCTGTATATAATGTCCATCAGGGTAATTTTACCTATGCAGTCTCTTAACATCTACATCGTCCAGTCCGatatcacctctttctcaggATTTTCATTTTTAATGACAACATAGTAAACCCTACCCCTTCAGCGACCTGCCTATCCATTCGATTCAATATTTATCCTTGGATGTGAGCACCCAACTATGAActgctttcagccatgattcagtgattccCAACATGCATTATTTtttgctctctcgctctcccctctcttctgtTCTTCTTATCACATCTTGTTGAGGAACTGCTGCACATTGACAAATCGAGTAAATTAATCACATTGCATCTACTGCAGGGTGTCAGTGAATCCTTAATCTTACACAATATTGAtttagaatttccttcagttcctgtTTCTCTATTAATGACTGAACACGGTAAGGATGAGACAGCAGGTCAGTGCCTGCATCCGTTCTGAAGCTAGTAGGGCCATGAACATATATTTTCCTCAACATTCTTCatgtctgtccatctgctccaTAACAAGTTCATTGTTTTCCTTTTGTAGAAAGTCACTGAACTGGCAGAGAAGGGAAACcgggcagagagttccagactcctcctcagtttggtgatgggcaaaggctcccgggcccggagggcgatgtggAAATGCTTTGTGACTTTGAGGACTGAGTTACCGAAGTTGGACAGAATACTGAGGCAAATACAGGAGAAAGGTATGTTTAAAAAATACACTGAACACAAAGGTACGTTGAAATAAATTttagttatttaattatttttgctctgtttccatggatgtttttttaatatatttaaacaGGTCCTGATCCACAGGAATACATGAACATTGCCCaagggttatttgagttacctacTCAACTGATAGGTGAGTGATGAATGCACAGTTCAAATCACGCCTCAAATGCTAGTCTGGGACTTCGTAAAATCTGGGAATCAAAATTCACCTTTAATCATTCGctgatacgaggaaatctgcagctgctggaatttgaaggaacacacacacaatgctggtggaacgtagcaggccaggcagcatctatagggagatgtACAATTCGCTATTGACCTCCACAGAGATCGTCTGGCATTTCCTTTTCACCTATTACTGCATCTACATCATCATTTTTCAGCGGTCCGATATcttcttttttattctttatacatCTGGTAAAGAGAAAATACTTTGGTACTTTTTCTTATATTATTGACCACTTGcttgcatttcctgcacattcatgtataTCTAGGAGCATTTATAACATAGTTGCCTCCAACACGACCCACACAGTAAATTACAGGCACCTACAAGTCTGTGAAGAAAACTACTCACAATTGCTGTAAATttaccccatctcaccttaaccaaaggccctctggtattagacactgGACTTATgtaaaaataaacaaactaaaTAAGGGCTGTTGACTCAAACTCTTATCTCTCAAACTTGTACACCTCAGTCAGATGTCTATTCTACCACCAGAGTAAACAAACAAAGTTTATCAGACCTCTACTTGTAGCACATGTCaccgaatccaggcaacatcctgatgaacctgatctgcagcctctccaatccttccaagagctggacaatcataagtgaacacaatactccagatgcacccAAAACCATaaggtccaggagcagaattaagccaatcGGCTACCTGAATTTGCTCTGCaaatcctctcaaccccattattctgccttctcccagtaaacgTTGATGCTGTTCCTAATTAGGAACCTATCGACCtgtattttaaatatactcaattacttGTCTTCCTCAGCTGTCTATAAtaataatttcacagattcaccacctgctaGTGAAAGAAGATTCTCCCAATGTGGATCATCCCCAGCCAGGACAGTTCACACAGTTCTCAAGCATGTTAAATTCCTGTATAAGCATTCCTTGTGGGACCTTGACAAACACCCGACTGATATCCAAGTAAAAAATCTCCATGTGTAACATCATCCGtcacctttgtcacctcctggAAGAACTCCACTATGTTAGCAAGAAGCAAACCCCGCCCAAAGCCTCGCTGCTCAACATCAAACCACCTCAAACATTCTGTCATACACCCGTGGGACAGAAGATATAAAAGGCTGAAGGTCCGTACCACCAGCCTCAAGGATAGTTTTAATTCTGCATTTATAAGGCTATTGATTATCAGCAACTATGTTATTATTGGCTCTTAATAATAATAAGACAACTTTatttataaaattgcaacatcCTGCATCTCGTAACTAATAACCACTCACTTAGATGAtcacaatatacttacagaagagcagaaataaTACATTTCGTGTATGAATGAATTTAAGGAGCAACTAATAATAGATTATGTATCTATCGAGCACTGTGGAGAGTAGAAATCTTTCAATGTTATATTGTCTATCAAAAGCCATTTGATTCTGTCTCTCACATGCTTAAGAGTTTCCAATATTATAAAAGATGCATCCAATACTTGTTAAATTTCTACAACATCTAATGAATTACAATAAACGCCCTAATAACATCCACAATGGAACAACCACTGTTACCAAAATAAATGCAGACTTTTTCCAGAGTGACACATTAAGCCCACTATGGTTTTGTCTGGCGTCAAATCCACACTTGAATTTCCTGAATCAGACAAAAATCTGCATCGAATCCGGGGAAAAAAGCAACGAATTATACCTTACACAGCTATACAGGGATGATTGGAATTAGTTACTCTTGCATCAGTGGAGCTAAAACAATTATTTCCAATAATGGAACCAATTTCCAAAGAAGCCATATATAGCATATATAGCTAGGCGTGACTATGTGATtgtataaaataataaattaaataagttgtgcagagatagaaataaaaaagagATTATTTAGTCAGTATCGATAGGTtctatgtccattcagaaactggatggTAGAGAATAAGAAGTTGTTTCTCAATCGTTGAGTGTGCTTGAGTGTCCGATCGTGTGCAGTAGTCCCCatgaaccagacggtgatgcagccgttGCTTTGCAAGTTACACCTGTAAAAATATTCGAGTGATGTtggaaactcctgatgaaatatagccactgttgtgccttctctgtagctgcatcgatatattgggtccAGGTCAGGTACTCGGAGATATTTACAGGCAGGATTTTGAAATTGCCCACACTCGTCACTTCAGATCCAcctgtgaggattggtgtgtcGTGTTTcctcatcctaccctttctgaaacCTACAATTAGCTCTAacgatatattttcatcaacgcaAGGAGTATTCAGCACTCCGTACAAGCATGTACAATTCTGATAAGGGGTACACATCACTGAACGTAAATGAAAGCATAACCGATAAAAATGAAGAAGCAATCATAATAGAAGAACGTTAAACTTGGAAGAGTGGAAGATCCTGACTCCCCacggaagacatccccatgatctgagcgATGTTGACAAGGAGGCGTTGagcgcctggctcagagttggagacctcttcccagaaacggaAGAGATCATTGTAGCAATACAAGTCCAGGTGGTTAACACATCCAGTTATCAATAATAAAGAATAAAGGCCAGAAGGTTCAAGGTGATAAATGCTGAAAATTACAAGAGCTGCCAGAAACAATTGAACagattacaggatcctgcagtagTTTTACTCAATCTGAGCACTGACAATCAAGTGCTAGACAACTTTCACCAAGATCTTGCATAAACTACAACTGACGAAAAACACCATCCCTCACTATAAATACAAGTCTGCTCCACTTTTAGAGTTAGTGTCCGACAAATCCACCGTgaccgatccattattacagataggacaattcaTAATAACTGTCCGGCTATAATTTTACAGGATAAACTAGCAAAAACAACTTCTTAAATAGATAAAGCCATTTCAAAttcacataacttacagaaatcaattaatgaaaatctttagaaatatgctgaattaaaagaggaaattgaaagactgtggaacacaGTATACATTGTCCCGATAACAATATCGACAGCTGGTATCATCCAAACAGCGCTACACAATAGTATTAAAGAATTAGCTCCACGCAGCAATGTTCATGTAAATGTTACGAAAGCCACAGTAGTATACACCACGAGAGTAATCTGAAATTATCTATTaattgagaaatgaatgtgcttggatatgcccgtacctcaggatttgccattttgagttaagaaataataaaaattaattctAGGATATTTATAAAGAACCTTTCATCGGGGGAACGTCGTTCAAATTGCGTTACAATTGGATAAAGTGAAAactagaaaataaaagacaaaataatatcaattacAAGCAAggttcaaattttaaaaaagaagtttTACGCTGGTGCTTAAAAGTGACTAACTTAGTCTACATCCCTTACACAGTACTTGCAGAAATCTTGGTCTccctagttatatatatatatgcctccgaattttatacagtactgttgttttaagttttgaattctacagtttaggagaatagttcaaaaacaagcaaaaaaaaaaaaaatctgacctGCCAACGATCCTTtggccttgtaccttattgtctgcctgcactgcattttgtTGGCAACTGAAACACTGTTTCACTGAACTATTCTGTTCTGTTTTTCCTTGTAGAACCTTAATGCACCGACGTGATGATATTATTTATTTGGATCGCATGCATAAAcgttttcattgtatcttggtacatgtgattataaaaaaaaaaacaatgtgccAAGTTGTTGTTGTCAATAACACAGAGCTGCTTGGTTGTTTAAGATTGTTACACCCAGGGGTGGTAGCGGGGATACGTTCCCacgacctattaaatgctcccagtgcgcgcgactcaaatagcctctgacaatcaggtccagctcctggccttcacttgtgacttagctactaagcttGGTAGAGGCATTTTTTCCGATAGTAGAAAGGACAAATACGCGTTACTGACACCTGATAGCCAGTCATTTCGGGCAATTGGGGCTCGTCGGccgtgattggcagctcatccagatGAAGGAAAACAGTGACCTCACGCTCCACCCCTCAAGGGGGAAACTTATGAGTAAACCCAGTGGGGAAAAATCTGGTGCTATAGCCCATAGGACAGTCTTAGTTTGCATTCAACGCGGtcaggcaactcctgtgacacttctGGTGCCAAGCCGTATcagtctctgcagttcctttgtGTTCATTAACTGCTAATGATGTTTTAAATATAGTCAAATGTTATTGTAACGGAAGTACAGTCAGGATTACGATCAGATATCAGGGGAACTTTCAATTGAAGATTAATTAATATCAGAATATGAGGTTTGGACATTTTCTGGGACATCCATCGCTGTCAATTCCACTGTCTCTGAACAGAACTTTACTTTCTGTCCTAATATCCATGGAAGCATTGAATTaattcatgtaatctcaaacactgaatgttgaaatgcAGTTATAATGTTCTCTGTCAGTTGAGCCATTTTACTTTTTGACAatgttctctgttcccatggaaggtgttcaacagaaacacaaggagactctgcgggcacaaactgaaacactgagagtgaacacgatcctgatgagggagaaggtgaaggttttccagctggttgatcgattcGTTGAGCTCACGGTGATtactactgttcgagatcggagactggtggaacatgagctgctggcaagaggcagagaccacgaggagtggagagagaaacatctctGCGGAGAGCTGGAAAAAATCCAGACTGATCAGTTGTTCCAAAACCGCTTTTCCTGGAGTAAATCCAAACCTGGGGATTCAGCAGCAGTGACCGGAGTCGCGGGGATCGGGAAAaccacaatggtacaaaagattgtttatgactgggccatggggaaaatataccaacagttccagtttgtattcagtttcaaattccgggatttaaactccattaactgcagaataaacctgagggaactgattctaggtcagtatccttactttgggaatatcctggcagaggtctggaagaacccagagggtttgctgtttatattcgatggtttggatgaattcaatgatAAAATTGAATTTGCTGACAGTCGGGGAGACACGGTACCTCGCTCCACATGCACAGATTctgaattcaagtgcaaggtgtctgacattatgtacagtttaatccagggcaagctgctcccggggtgttcagtgctggtgaccacccgccccactgcgttacatttattgaaaAAGGCGAAGATCAGTATCTGGGCtaaaatcctgggatttgttggtgaggaacggaaggaatatttcatcagacattttgaagatcagacactggcagcagctgttttcaaacacgtgaagaagaacgagatcctgtacaacATGAGCTACAATCCtgcctactgctggatcctcgtcctggcactgggccccttcttcacacaaagagtcagggacccacagCGAGTTCCCAATACTATCACCCAACTGTATTCGtgctatatttacaacatcctgaaaaatcacggccgtgagattgagaacccccgtgatgtgttattcagggttggtcagatggccttcagaggattatccgagaagaagattgtctttacagatggagatttgatcaactacaacctgcagccttcccagttcctgtccgggttcctgatggagcttttagAGAGAGAGGATTCCGCTtggagcgtggtgtacacattcccacacctcaccatacaagagtttgtagctgcagtcgcacaattcctgaatccacatcccggggatatcctgatATTCCTCACTGAAGCCTACAGCATTACAGATGGgcaatttgaggtatttctccgttttctTGCTGGTCTCTGCGACCCAATGTCaactcggggcctggaggagtttctgggtccatttcttCATGAAACatcctgccgggtgattgactgggtgaaggaggaggttaagcACCGGACTGCAAACACTGGGACTGAAGCtcgtaaaaggagcctcctgaacacattgcactacctgtttgagtctcagaatcgtgggcTGGCTCAGGaaacactgggatctgtggaaacactttcattcagtggaatgacactgaccccgattgactgtgcggtcctgtctcatgccatcggattctgtgatacaataaaacacctcgatCTGACGGGCtgtcacattcagtgtgaaggaatccagcagctgggacccgggctgcacaagtgccagaagctgaggtaacttgatttatctctcactctgaactgtgaaactgcctcattgtgttgtttcaatgtaaaggaatTTCGGTAAATTTGTACTAAATCAGATTAAGAAGActtgtgacaaatgcccaggggattGGTAGTGTTCTGTGGTTCCTTCTAAGgagatgttggagacttcatcagatcagtgaacaacaatCATTAGTTTACTGGTATAAATCACAGGAATAcccgtgtttctcgctgcctgtgacacgtccattgacaatgttccttctcactgtcactgacacccagaccgacactgactgtagcaggtgggtcagagattcacacccccttcccggtgagggacaaaagaccgtcagcagactgtcccagtgagaaggaaataaataccattgtgagattgtcctcccctgcccttccccgtgtgtgacttTGCTCAGTTCCAGATACGCAGAGAGAGAGGGCGCAACTCCTCTGCGCctctgttcagacccaacacacaCGTCCAAATATTTTCTGCATCCTCTCGTCTTGTAGGATTATCGTTTACTCTTggaatcctcctgtgggacctctcatCCAAATCCCTCTTCCATTCTTTGGGATCAAGTCCccatctccatttctcctgtgggTTCGCTATTACATTTCCCTAATCCTCCTGTGGGTTCGCTATTACATTTCCctaatcctcctgtgggatggcTTTACCCCACCCTCTTCATCCTGTTGGATGTCTCATCCCCATCTTCCTtcttcctgttggatctctcaacccatcccccatcctcctgtgagaACTCTCTACACCACaccacatcctcctgtgggatcactattccccattccccttcctcctgtggggcctATGCTCCcaacccacttcctcctgtggggcctCTGTTCCCATCCAGCTTCCTCctaagggatctctcttccacatcaaTTTCCTGCTGTAGGTTCTCCCTTCCCcaatcccttcctcctgtgtgatctctcttctaCATCTCCCTTCTTCATCTGCCCTCACTCTACCCCATCctccttccgcctgtgggatctctcttccccatcccccttccgcctgtgggacctctcctccacatccccttattcctgtgggatttctcttccccatcccccttcctccggtgggatccctctccccatctccctttctcctgtgggatctctgttccccatcaacCTACTGTGGGTTCCTCTTccccaaccccttcctcctgtgtgatctctcttccacatctccCTTCTTCATCTGCCCtcactcttccccatcacccgtcttcctgtgggatctctcctccccatgcTTCTTCCCGTGGGTCCTCTCCTACTGATCCCCCAACCTCCTGTCTGATCTCTCTTCACCATTCTcgatcctcctgtgggatgtctcttccccatcccccttcctgctgtgggctctctcttccccatcaaatTACAGCTTTTGGATCAgtcttcctcatcccccttcatcctgtgggattccCTTCCCCATACactttcctcttgtgggatctctcttccctatctcccttcctcctgtatgAACTCCTTCCCGACTCTCctcttcctgtcggatctcttttcCACATTCTCTTTCCACCTGTGGGATTTGTTTTCCCCACCGcctttcatcctgtgggatctctcctccccacccctcttccTCCTTTGGGTCCTGTGTTCCATGTCCTAACATCCTGTGGGatttctgttccccatcccccttcatcctgtgggatctctcttccccatccctttagCTCGGGTGGGTCTATTTCACTGTGTTGCATTGACATTTCTGCATTTCGGTCAGGAACACTTTTCTCTCCATCGGGAATGGGACAGAATATGtggagtttacagggtcacaTCGACAGACTACTGACATTTGACGAATACCCTGAAGCTGATGGGAACTCCGGTCAGTGATTTgctgaagggtttaatgtttcctgaaatatccgagtgagagaaattcccgCAAACCTACGGTCTGattcactttgttcatcaatttgtttgtttgtgtttAGACTCTGTTATAATAaattgggagattcaggagtgaaactggtgtctgagtctctgaggaacccggagtgtaaaatacagaaactgtggtaagtaccagactatgggagattgtgtttacagtcactgggtgtctgacactgaacattaatgtgatcagtaattgtgttactgataaacactggggatttgtgccgtctcctgtctctctgtgtccgtcaccctcactctctctctcatctccaggctgtgggaagtcggtctcacagattctggtgccgagcctctcgcctccgctctcagtacaaacccatcactgacagaGCTGGACCTGAGTcataatgaactgggagattcaggagtgaaactggtgtctgcggctctgaggaacccggtgtgtaaaatacagacactgcggtaagtaccagactgtgggagattgtgtttacagtcactgggtgtctgacactgaacagtcatgtgatcagtaattgtgtcacTGATAAATACTGGGGATTTgcaccgtctcctgtctctctgtgtccttcaccctcactctctctctcatctccaggctgtggtgtgtcggtctcacagattttggtgccgaggatctcgtctccgctctcagaacaaacccatcactgacggagctggacctggtATTCAACtcgctgacagaccgatctgtccccgctctgcgccgcctcatactgaccctcccgagacTGGAGCGGatctggtgagtgtttgtgttactgttcaatgtgataaaatatcagtgGATCCGCGGGTTTtttggtgatatttgtctgtga encodes:
- the LOC132389150 gene encoding uncharacterized protein LOC132389150; translated protein: MRQVSAERHRHRVEGVVNGECLVPKPTASLIQGMTILSYLQTNRTLSDTLSACCLIHNITSRWRFPEPGPGCKQDDDQQSSVRIRMDKVGKLKRAAIGLKRILSGGSSREDDRDTGSKVPNQGQIKSNVPMESGPAAEEQEQIQPGDSDVSDTDQDPGTSTSEATPCQLGSSLNMELSSAQQGAEPEFTISDLLAEGEEYRLYQLTKFYRDRLQQAIEEKVERLGIMLTEAGHFSREENEKVTELAEKGNRAESSRLLLSLVMGKGSRARRAMWKCFVTLRTELPKLDRILRQIQEKGPDPQEYMNIAQGLFELPTQLIGVQQKHKETLRAQTETLRVNTILMREKVKVFQLVDRFVELTVITTVRDRRLVEHELLARGRDHEEWREKHLCGELEKIQTDQLFQNRFSWSKSKPGDSAAVTGVAGIGKTTMVQKIVYDWAMGKIYQQFQFVFSFKFRDLNSINCRINLRELILGQYPYFGNILAEVWKNPEGLLFIFDGLDEFNDKIEFADSRGDTVPRSTCTDSEFKCKCEGIQQLGPGLHKCQKLRLCYNKLGDSGVKLVSESLRNPECKIQKLWLWEVGLTDSGAEPLASALSTNPSLTELDLSHNELGDSGVKLVSAALRNPVCKIQTLRLWCVGLTDFGAEDLVSALRTNPSLTELDLVFNSLTDRSVPALRRLILTLPRLERIWLGENGFSRTGETELRSLQEPRPGLRVDCEHPRQRDGDILADSPHSPLIPPPL